A portion of the Colius striatus isolate bColStr4 chromosome 1, bColStr4.1.hap1, whole genome shotgun sequence genome contains these proteins:
- the LOC104556372 gene encoding LOW QUALITY PROTEIN: collagenase 3-like (The sequence of the model RefSeq protein was modified relative to this genomic sequence to represent the inferred CDS: substituted 2 bases at 2 genomic stop codons): MPKPQCWGGEEKXPSKHVYFQQQGSSNLSVSGDSLGXDYKSKGNSSLKHQDFRLHKSNMIQSSLSAVFFFLLGLSFCLTIPIPLEDSHEFTEKDLQFAERYLRTHYDLRPNPAGIMRKSANTVASKLREMQAFFGLEVTGKLDEETYELMQKPRCGVPDVGEYNFFPRKLKWSKTNLTYRIMNYTSDLRRAEVDRAFKKAFKVWSDVTPLNFTRIRSGIADIMISFGTKEHGDFYPFDGPSGLLAHAFPPGPDYGGDAHFDDDETWSDDSRGYNLFLVAAHEFGHSLGLEHSRDPGALMFPIYTYTGKTGFVLPDDDVQGIQELYGAGDKDPNPKHPKTPEKCDINLSLDAITELRGEMLVFKDRFFWRLHPQMVEAELVLLKSFWPELPNKIDAAYENPIKDLVFMFKGKKVWALNGYDIVEDFPKKIYEMGFPKEMKRIDAAVHIKDTGKTLFFTGNKYWSYDEEEEVMEEGYPRLIEEEFAGIGDRVDAVYYRNGYLYFFNGPLQFEYSIWSKRIVRVLHTNSIFWC; this comes from the exons ATGCCTAAACCACAGTgttggggaggagaggaaaagtaGCCATCTAAGCATGTTTACTTTCAGCAACAAGGAAGTTCTAATTTGTCCGTAAGTGGTGACTCACTGGGTTGAGACTATAAAAGTAAAGGTAACTCCTCTCTAAAACATCAGGATTTCAGACTTCACAAATCCAACATGATACAATCAAGCCTTTCagctgtcttctttttcttgttggGTTTGTCCTTTTGCCTGACAATCCCTATTCCCCTTGAAGATAGCCATGAATTCACAGAGAAAGAccttcagtttgcagag CGCTACCTCAGGACTCACTATGATCTCCGTCCGAATCCAGCTGGCATAATGAGGAAGAGTGCCAACACAGTGGCATCTAAACTTCGGGAAATGCAAGCTTTTTTTGGCTTGGAGGTGACAGGCAAATTAGATGAAGAAACATATGAGCTGATGCAGAAACCGAGATGTGGTGTCCCGGATGTGGGGGAATATAACTTTTTCCCTAGAAAACTCAAATGGTCAAAAACTAATCTGACATACAG AATTATGAATTACACTTCAGATCTGAGACGTGCTGAAGTAGACAGAGCTTTCAAAAAGGCATTCAAAGTTTGGTCTGATGTGACACCACTCAACTTCACCAGAATACGAAGTGGCATAGCTGATATAATGATCTCCTTTGGCACTAAAG AACATGGTGACTTTTACCCCTTTGATGGGCCCTCTGGATTACTGGCTCATGCTTTTCCTCCGGGTCCAGACTATGGAGGAGATGCCCATTTTGATGATGATGAAACTTGGTCTGATGATTCTAGAG GGTACAACTTGTTTCTTGTTGCTGCCCATGAATTTGGTCATTCATTGGGACTTGAACACTCTAGAGACCCTGGAGCTCTGATGTTTCCAATTTACACATACACTGGAAAAACTGGTTTTGTACTTCCTGATGATGATGTGCAAGGAATCCAAGAGCTCTATG GTGCTGGAGACAAAGATCCCAACCCAAAACATCCCAAAACACCAGAGAAATGTGATATAAATTTATCACTTGATGCAATAACAGAACTTCGTGGAGAAATGTTGGTCTTCAAGGACAG ATTTTTCTGGCGACTGCATCCTCAGATGGTTGAGGCAGAACTGGTGTTACTTAAGTCCTTTTGGCCAGAGCTCCCAAATAAAATTGATGCAGCTTATGAAAACCCCATCAAAGATCTTGTATTCATGTTTAAGG GAAAGAAGGTCTGGGCTTTGAATGGCTATGACATAGTTGAAGACTTTCCAAAAAAGATATATGAAATGGGATTcccaaaagaaatgaaaagaatagATGCAGCTGTCCATATTAAAGACACTGGCAAGACTCTCTTTTTTACTGGAAATAAGTACTGGAG TTatgatgaagaggaggaggttaTGGAAGAAGGTTACCCCAGGCTGATAGAGGAAGAATTTGCAGGAATTGGTGATAGGGTGGATGCAGTCTATTACAGGAATG GTTATCTCTACTTCTTCAATGGACCACTGCAGTTTGAATACAGCATCTGGAGCAAAAGAATTGTCCGTGTCCTGCATACCAACTCCATATTTTGGTGCTAA